Proteins from a single region of Bacteroidota bacterium:
- a CDS encoding PAS domain S-box protein, which yields MRTPKKISYFLLLSFLFLSGKLFSQQNKLQFENISLENGLSHNAVYSITQDKSGFMWFATQDGLNKYDGYNITVYKFNPTDSTSLPNNNVSKVFEDKEGNIWVGTWGGGLCRFDPIQEKFIIYKYNPSVPSSISFNRVPVIFQSRSGDLWIGTAGGGLDKYIKDKDAFETYKHFNDDDNSLSNNRVWDITDDNNGNIWIATDEGLNKFNPNTKTFNHYNPNASSNRIRSILITSKGDFYAGGETGLYLFDETKGEFAKTSLSQYTNDQDVVNTIFEDREGRIWAGTYGNGLYVKSNGMFENYVNNPNNPLSLRSNDVRCIFEDNSSTIWVGTRGNGISKYNPSTIKFNILRNIPYDRNSLTSNSIRTIFEDSQKNIWIGTNDGGLNLYDPRTNVFKSFTSQPGRNVVKGYERITGILEDSPGILWLGTDDGLVKFNSNSGTYELIKNEFITSSTSNSIILCLFKDRDGDIWIGTYGVGLQRYDAATKTFQGYKNNPNVKNSLSHNEVWSICQDKEGFLWLGTGEGLNKLDKKTGQFTVYKHSVTDVNTISDNSVNYVAIGYTGNIWVGTNTGLNLLDRNSGSVKRFENIYELSVEAIYGILQDNKSNIWVSTTKGLIKFNPQTNDYKTYNVLDGLQSNVFTQNACYKASDGRLFFGGINGLNYFYADSIPENKHVPNIVVTDYKLIEQNIPESDLEKYWEMFKTQSTLILPYDRNFVTLDFASLDYARPEKNEFEYKLEGLDKDWIDAGNRRYATYTSLNPGTYTFRVKGSNNDGVWNENGATIKIQITPPFWKTWWFITGILLIIVSSSYTAYNYRVNRLRKKQTELLNLINEREIAEAKLRKSEEEIRKINSFLEERIKERTAKLENEIVERKRYERVQEAIYQIAEAIPVSEDMPELYSKIHGIIGMLMPAKNFYIALYDKKNDFVTFPYYVDEFDYVPVPRRAKKGITEYVIKSGKALLSPRSVSEELIRSGEIEQTGRPAPLWMGVPLKIKGETIGIMAIQDYHREDTYGENEMQILTFVSEQISIAIERKTREENDKKNLEVILQHRNVLLVLSQIDKSDFNLSLEKILTATSQTLNISRVSFWILDKEQKKLRCKKLYIQKTNSFDKVSETTVLPATFPGVADNFDDYYYALRSNKKLQSNDAQGDENTGIVDNYLKPLGIKYIMDIPVWLRGDIYGIICLEETNQIKALSVAEEDFIASISTMLTLSLEASFRKKAEESLSASEEQYKLLVENASEAILVLQDGLIKYSNPKTFDLLGYSQEEIHYAKFLNFIQEEDRELALINHMKKLKGEMDSNVYTYGIITKRGLVRYFSVNAVLINWGGDRAVLAFLSDVTERKRAEREIQLSFEKQKELSELRSKFVTMASHEFKTPLTAILGSAEILEKYGETLAEDKRQRNIFRIQESVKRMNQMLNDIIIMGKSDTGKLELKSAPIDLNVFLQNLIDDLLQRESKKSHPSLKIDIQGLPMDANVDAEIIRQGIENILSNAFKFSEPNTEVSFKAYMEKGNIIIKVRDEGIGIPDSDKQRLMEPFFKGSNVGNLSGTGLGLTIVKRAVEMHQGKIEIHSQENKGTEVTISMPYRIS from the coding sequence ATGCGGACCCCTAAAAAAATATCATATTTTTTATTACTGTCATTTCTATTTCTATCCGGAAAATTATTCTCGCAGCAAAATAAGTTACAATTTGAAAACATTTCATTAGAGAATGGTCTCTCTCATAATGCTGTTTATTCCATCACACAGGATAAATCAGGTTTTATGTGGTTTGCCACACAGGACGGTCTTAATAAATATGACGGTTACAACATCACAGTTTATAAATTCAATCCAACTGATTCGACATCACTTCCCAATAACAACGTAAGCAAAGTTTTCGAAGATAAAGAAGGTAATATATGGGTTGGTACATGGGGCGGAGGTCTTTGCCGATTTGACCCAATTCAGGAAAAATTCATAATTTATAAATATAATCCTTCTGTTCCTTCTTCAATTTCTTTTAATCGTGTACCGGTAATTTTTCAATCACGAAGCGGGGATTTATGGATTGGAACTGCCGGCGGAGGACTTGATAAGTATATTAAGGATAAAGATGCATTTGAAACGTATAAGCATTTCAATGACGATGATAATTCACTTTCAAATAACAGAGTCTGGGATATTACGGATGATAATAATGGCAATATCTGGATCGCAACAGATGAAGGCCTGAATAAATTTAATCCAAATACAAAAACATTCAATCATTATAATCCTAATGCATCATCAAACAGAATCCGTTCAATTCTGATTACATCAAAAGGAGATTTTTATGCAGGCGGTGAAACAGGATTGTATCTATTTGATGAAACAAAAGGTGAATTTGCTAAAACGTCTTTGAGCCAATACACTAATGATCAGGATGTTGTTAATACCATTTTTGAAGATAGAGAAGGAAGAATTTGGGCGGGCACTTACGGCAACGGTTTGTATGTTAAGAGCAATGGAATGTTTGAGAATTATGTAAATAATCCGAACAATCCGTTAAGCTTAAGAAGCAATGATGTACGATGCATTTTTGAAGACAACTCTTCGACAATTTGGGTAGGCACTCGTGGGAACGGAATAAGTAAATATAATCCTTCTACTATAAAGTTTAATATTCTTCGTAATATTCCCTATGATAGGAATTCTTTAACGAGCAATTCTATCCGCACTATCTTTGAAGATTCCCAAAAAAATATCTGGATAGGAACCAATGACGGGGGTTTAAACCTTTATGACCCAAGGACGAATGTATTTAAATCATTTACATCTCAGCCTGGAAGAAATGTTGTAAAAGGTTATGAGCGTATTACAGGAATACTGGAAGACTCACCCGGAATTCTCTGGCTTGGAACCGATGACGGTCTTGTAAAATTTAATTCAAACTCCGGAACTTATGAATTAATCAAGAATGAATTTATAACTTCATCGACATCAAACAGTATTATTTTATGTTTGTTTAAAGACAGGGATGGTGATATATGGATCGGAACATACGGTGTAGGGTTGCAAAGATACGACGCTGCTACAAAAACATTTCAGGGTTATAAAAATAATCCTAATGTAAAAAATTCATTAAGCCATAATGAAGTCTGGAGTATATGTCAGGACAAAGAAGGATTTCTTTGGTTAGGTACTGGTGAAGGATTAAATAAGCTGGATAAAAAAACGGGACAGTTTACAGTTTATAAACATTCAGTAACTGATGTAAACACAATTAGTGATAACTCAGTAAACTACGTTGCGATAGGTTATACAGGAAATATATGGGTTGGCACAAACACGGGATTGAATTTACTGGATAGGAACAGCGGAAGCGTAAAGAGATTCGAAAATATTTATGAGTTATCTGTAGAAGCGATTTACGGAATTCTGCAGGATAATAAAAGCAACATATGGGTAAGTACCACAAAAGGGCTGATAAAGTTTAATCCCCAGACGAATGATTATAAAACATATAACGTACTTGATGGTTTACAATCAAATGTGTTCACGCAAAACGCATGCTATAAAGCATCGGACGGCAGATTATTTTTTGGAGGTATTAATGGCTTAAATTATTTTTATGCAGATTCTATTCCTGAAAATAAACACGTTCCTAATATTGTTGTTACAGATTATAAACTCATAGAGCAGAATATTCCTGAATCTGATTTAGAAAAGTACTGGGAAATGTTTAAAACTCAGAGCACTTTGATTTTACCCTATGACCGGAATTTTGTAACATTGGATTTCGCATCATTAGATTATGCACGACCGGAAAAAAATGAATTTGAGTATAAGCTTGAAGGTCTTGATAAAGACTGGATAGATGCAGGCAACAGGCGATATGCTACCTATACAAGTTTAAATCCAGGGACATATACTTTTAGAGTCAAAGGTTCAAATAATGATGGAGTATGGAATGAGAACGGCGCCACAATAAAAATACAAATCACTCCGCCATTCTGGAAAACCTGGTGGTTCATTACAGGAATCTTATTAATAATAGTTTCATCAAGTTACACTGCTTACAACTATAGAGTAAATAGGTTAAGAAAAAAACAAACGGAACTTCTTAATCTTATCAATGAAAGAGAAATTGCTGAGGCAAAGTTAAGAAAGAGCGAAGAAGAAATTCGAAAGATAAATTCTTTTCTTGAAGAGAGAATAAAAGAAAGAACTGCAAAGCTTGAAAATGAAATTGTTGAAAGAAAAAGATACGAGCGTGTGCAGGAAGCAATATACCAGATTGCAGAAGCTATTCCGGTATCGGAAGATATGCCTGAACTGTATTCGAAGATTCACGGTATTATTGGAATGCTTATGCCTGCAAAGAACTTCTACATAGCTTTGTATGATAAAAAAAATGACTTCGTAACTTTCCCTTATTATGTAGATGAATTTGATTATGTCCCTGTACCGAGAAGAGCTAAGAAAGGAATAACTGAATATGTCATCAAGAGCGGTAAAGCTCTTTTATCTCCGAGAAGTGTAAGTGAAGAATTGATCCGTTCAGGTGAAATAGAACAGACGGGAAGACCTGCTCCGCTTTGGATGGGTGTACCTTTAAAAATAAAAGGTGAGACTATTGGTATCATGGCAATTCAGGATTACCACAGGGAAGATACATACGGTGAAAATGAAATGCAGATATTAACGTTTGTATCTGAACAGATTTCAATTGCAATCGAAAGAAAGACACGGGAAGAAAATGATAAGAAAAATCTTGAGGTAATTCTACAACATAGAAATGTGTTACTTGTTCTTTCGCAGATTGATAAGTCCGATTTCAATCTTTCACTTGAAAAAATTCTGACGGCTACATCGCAGACGTTAAATATAAGCAGAGTAAGTTTCTGGATTCTTGATAAAGAACAGAAGAAGTTAAGATGTAAAAAGCTTTACATACAGAAAACAAATTCATTCGATAAAGTTTCAGAGACTACTGTTCTTCCGGCAACTTTTCCCGGTGTAGCAGATAACTTTGATGATTATTACTATGCGTTAAGGAGCAATAAAAAGCTTCAGTCAAATGATGCTCAGGGAGATGAAAATACAGGCATAGTTGATAATTATCTTAAACCGCTTGGCATTAAATATATAATGGATATTCCCGTATGGCTGCGCGGAGATATTTACGGAATAATTTGTCTTGAAGAAACAAATCAGATCAAAGCTCTTTCAGTTGCGGAAGAAGATTTCATTGCATCGATTTCAACAATGCTTACACTTAGCCTTGAAGCATCATTCAGAAAGAAAGCTGAAGAAAGTTTAAGCGCAAGTGAAGAGCAGTATAAGCTGCTTGTTGAAAACGCAAGCGAGGCAATACTTGTGCTGCAGGATGGTTTGATAAAATATTCTAATCCCAAGACTTTTGATTTACTCGGGTACTCTCAGGAGGAAATTCACTATGCAAAATTCCTGAATTTCATACAGGAAGAAGACAGAGAGCTTGCGCTGATAAACCACATGAAGAAGTTAAAAGGTGAAATGGATTCCAATGTTTATACCTATGGTATTATAACTAAACGAGGACTTGTAAGATATTTCTCAGTTAATGCAGTTCTAATTAACTGGGGCGGTGACAGAGCAGTGCTAGCATTTTTATCTGACGTTACTGAAAGAAAAAGAGCAGAGCGTGAAATACAACTCTCTTTTGAAAAGCAAAAAGAATTATCTGAGCTCCGTTCCAAGTTTGTAACTATGGCATCGCATGAATTCAAAACTCCGCTTACAGCTATATTAGGCTCTGCTGAGATACTTGAGAAGTACGGAGAGACTTTAGCCGAAGATAAACGTCAGCGAAATATTTTCAGAATACAGGAAAGCGTGAAGCGTATGAATCAGATGCTAAATGATATTATTATCATGGGTAAATCCGATACAGGTAAGCTTGAATTGAAATCTGCTCCGATTGATTTAAATGTGTTCCTTCAAAATCTTATTGATGATTTGCTACAGAGAGAATCTAAGAAATCGCATCCAAGTCTGAAAATTGATATTCAGGGTCTTCCAATGGATGCAAATGTTGATGCTGAAATTATTCGACAGGGAATTGAAAATATATTATCCAATGCTTTCAAGTTCTCTGAACCAAATACTGAAGTTAGCTTTAAAGCTTACATGGAAAAAGGTAACATAATAATAAAGGTCCGTGATGAAGGTATTGGAATTCCCGATAGCGATAAGCAAAGATTGATGGAGCCGTTCTTCAAAGGAAGCAATGTCGGAAATCTTTCGGGTACCGGATTAGGTTTAACAATTGTTAAACGCGCAGTTGAAATGCATCAGGGCAAAATAGAAATTCACTCACAGGAAAATAAAGGAACGGAAGTTACAATATCTATGCCATACCGCATCAGTTAA
- a CDS encoding aminotransferase class V-fold PLP-dependent enzyme: MEQKNKKYLTCGPTELFSIVRDYMIEALDKKLPSISHRSKDFEVIFQFTVSELKKLMEIPDDFMIFFSSSGTECMERIIENLVKESSYHFVNGSFSERFYKTAQELKKNPILHKVEFGEGFDFDNIDIPDNIELICITQNETSSGVAVPMKRISELKDKYPDKLIAIDVVTSAPYQKIDFAKVDVAFFSVQKGFGLPPGLGVTIIRKSCIEKTISLKEQNYNIGTFNNYIDAAGYFNKNQTTVTPNTLGIYLLGKVANHLNTIGKDKIRFETEEKARLLYDYFYTRKDMQLFVKNPFDRSKTIIVIDCFDKQNAVKKYLSDNGFIVSSGYGKYVSNQIRIANFPMHTVEDVTKLIELIDVKEFN; encoded by the coding sequence ATGGAACAAAAGAATAAAAAATATTTAACATGCGGACCTACTGAGTTATTTTCTATAGTGCGTGACTACATGATTGAAGCGTTAGATAAAAAGCTTCCTTCGATTTCTCATAGAAGCAAAGACTTTGAAGTTATCTTTCAGTTTACTGTCAGTGAGTTAAAAAAGTTAATGGAGATACCTGATGATTTTATGATTTTCTTTTCCAGCTCAGGTACTGAATGTATGGAAAGAATTATTGAGAACTTAGTTAAAGAGTCTTCGTATCATTTTGTTAACGGTTCGTTCTCAGAAAGATTTTACAAAACAGCTCAGGAATTAAAAAAGAATCCTATACTACATAAAGTTGAGTTTGGCGAAGGATTTGATTTTGATAACATAGATATTCCTGATAATATAGAGCTGATATGCATCACACAAAACGAGACAAGCTCAGGGGTTGCAGTCCCTATGAAAAGGATAAGCGAACTTAAAGATAAATATCCCGATAAGCTAATAGCGATAGATGTTGTTACTTCTGCACCTTATCAGAAAATTGATTTCGCCAAAGTTGACGTTGCATTTTTCTCTGTGCAAAAAGGATTCGGTTTACCTCCCGGACTTGGAGTGACTATCATAAGAAAGTCCTGCATAGAAAAAACTATTTCTCTTAAAGAGCAGAATTACAATATCGGCACGTTCAATAATTATATTGATGCTGCGGGATACTTCAATAAAAATCAGACAACTGTTACTCCGAACACATTAGGAATTTATCTTCTGGGCAAAGTTGCAAATCACCTTAATACAATCGGAAAAGATAAAATAAGATTTGAAACGGAAGAGAAAGCAAGATTGCTCTATGATTATTTTTACACAAGAAAGGATATGCAGCTCTTTGTGAAAAACCCTTTTGACCGCTCTAAAACAATTATAGTTATCGACTGCTTTGATAAGCAGAATGCTGTTAAAAAATATCTATCTGATAACGGATTTATAGTAAGCTCAGGCTACGGGAAATATGTTAGCAACCAGATAAGGATTGCAAATTTCCCGATGCATACTGTTGAAGATGTAACTAAGCTGATTGAATTAATTGACGTTAAAGAATTTAACTGA
- a CDS encoding cyanophycinase: MAKSSPSFGGPILIIGGAEDKFNERHIIRKFVSLSGDKKANILIIPIASDFAEIAAKLYTTIFSSLGVKKISVLEATSRQDILSINADKLLKNLTGVFITGGDQMRLSSLLGGTEFIQKLAKKVRGGLVVAGSSAGAACMSSEMIVRGDAMTPNQNSVKIVPGLGILKNIIIDQHFTQRARLNRIITAVCYNPKNIGIGIDEDTAILIHKNGVLEVLGKGTVTIIDGSNVNYINIAEVKENEPFSVFGLQLHILSSTIRYDVIKRKPLEVVGDYMQV, translated from the coding sequence TTGGCAAAATCTTCACCTTCGTTCGGCGGACCTATATTAATTATCGGCGGCGCCGAAGACAAATTCAACGAGAGACATATCATCCGTAAATTCGTTTCACTTTCCGGAGATAAGAAAGCAAACATCTTAATCATTCCCATTGCATCTGACTTTGCAGAGATTGCAGCTAAGCTTTACACAACCATCTTCAGCAGCCTTGGAGTTAAGAAAATCTCAGTTCTTGAAGCTACTTCGCGTCAGGATATCTTAAGTATAAATGCAGATAAGCTGCTTAAAAATCTTACCGGAGTATTTATAACAGGCGGAGACCAGATGCGACTGAGCTCACTTCTCGGCGGAACTGAATTCATTCAGAAGCTTGCTAAGAAAGTCCGCGGAGGACTTGTAGTCGCAGGCTCAAGCGCCGGCGCTGCTTGCATGAGCTCCGAAATGATTGTAAGAGGCGATGCAATGACTCCAAATCAGAACAGTGTTAAGATCGTTCCGGGACTTGGTATTCTAAAGAACATAATCATTGACCAGCATTTTACTCAGCGCGCGCGTCTTAATAGAATCATTACTGCCGTTTGCTACAACCCAAAGAATATTGGAATAGGCATCGATGAGGATACAGCCATATTAATACATAAGAACGGAGTGCTTGAAGTTCTTGGCAAAGGTACTGTTACTATTATTGACGGCTCAAATGTGAACTATATAAATATAGCTGAGGTGAAGGAAAACGAACCGTTCTCAGTCTTCGGGCTGCAGCTTCATATCCTATCCAGCACTATAAGGTACGATGTAATAAAGCGTAAGCCGCTTGAAGTGGTCGGGGATTATATGCAGGTTTAA
- the serA gene encoding phosphoglycerate dehydrogenase: MDTYYFFDFDSTFTNSEALEVLASISLEGNPEKDKILNEISSITTKAMEGKMDFSKALEQRIKLLNANRNHLEKLVSVLKKSISVSVKRNKEFFKKNKDFVYIISGGFKEFIIPVVKSYGIKEENVYANDFKFNSKDEIIGFDKSNILAKDKGKINQLKKINVNGNVYVIGDGYTDFELKKAGLADKFFAYTENISRNSVTKNADHITPSLDEFLFLNKLPMAISYPKNRIKVLLLENIHQNAVKIFRNEGYQVEHIKKSLSENELAEKIKDVSILGIRSKTQVTKKVLANAKRLLSIGAFCIGTNQIDLDEALIKGVAAFNAPFSNTRSVVELALAEIIILMRNIFPKSNSLHQGLWDKSANFSNEVRGKKLGIIGYGKIGSQLSILAEDLGMDVYFYDNSDKLALGNAKKCNSLKDLLKISDVVTLHIDGSKHNTNFIDEKEFKQMKKSTIFLNLSRGHVVNLDALIKNIKNEKIRGCAIDVFPYEPESNDEKFYCELQNLPNVILTPHIAGSTEEAQENIGEFVPTKIIDFINNGNSVFSVNFPELKLPSFENAHRLIHIHENVPGILAQINTVFSKRNINIIGQYLKTNEKIGYVITDISKKYNPELINDLKDIKHTIKFRVLY, translated from the coding sequence ATGGATACTTATTATTTTTTCGATTTCGACAGCACGTTTACAAATTCAGAAGCGCTTGAAGTTCTTGCATCAATTTCACTGGAAGGAAATCCGGAGAAAGATAAAATACTGAATGAGATTTCTTCCATTACTACGAAGGCGATGGAAGGCAAGATGGATTTTTCAAAGGCGCTTGAGCAGCGAATTAAATTACTTAATGCAAACAGAAACCATCTTGAAAAACTCGTATCTGTTCTGAAGAAAAGTATTTCTGTTTCCGTAAAGCGCAATAAAGAATTCTTTAAAAAGAATAAGGATTTTGTTTACATTATCTCCGGAGGATTTAAAGAGTTTATTATACCTGTTGTAAAGAGTTACGGCATTAAAGAAGAAAATGTGTATGCCAACGATTTTAAGTTTAACAGCAAAGATGAAATTATCGGATTTGATAAGAGCAATATTCTTGCAAAAGACAAAGGAAAGATTAATCAGTTAAAGAAAATAAATGTAAACGGTAACGTTTACGTTATAGGAGACGGCTATACTGATTTTGAATTAAAGAAGGCAGGACTTGCAGATAAATTTTTTGCTTACACGGAAAATATTTCAAGAAATTCAGTCACAAAAAACGCAGACCATATTACCCCGTCTCTTGATGAATTTTTATTTTTAAATAAATTACCTATGGCAATATCATACCCCAAAAACAGAATTAAAGTTTTACTCCTGGAAAACATTCATCAGAATGCAGTTAAGATATTCAGAAATGAAGGCTATCAGGTTGAGCATATTAAAAAAAGCTTATCTGAAAATGAACTTGCAGAAAAAATAAAAGATGTCTCGATCTTAGGCATACGTTCAAAAACTCAGGTAACGAAAAAAGTCTTAGCTAATGCAAAACGATTATTAAGCATAGGTGCATTTTGTATAGGTACAAATCAGATTGATTTGGACGAAGCATTGATAAAGGGAGTTGCTGCATTTAATGCTCCGTTCAGCAATACAAGAAGCGTTGTTGAGCTTGCGCTAGCCGAGATAATAATCTTAATGCGTAACATATTTCCTAAAAGTAATTCACTTCATCAGGGGCTCTGGGATAAAAGCGCTAATTTCTCCAATGAAGTAAGAGGTAAAAAGCTGGGTATAATAGGTTACGGAAAAATAGGTTCGCAGCTTTCAATACTTGCAGAAGATTTAGGAATGGATGTTTACTTTTATGATAACTCAGATAAGCTTGCACTTGGCAATGCAAAGAAATGCAACTCACTTAAGGATTTACTAAAGATATCCGACGTAGTAACTCTTCATATAGACGGCAGCAAGCATAATACGAACTTCATAGATGAAAAAGAGTTTAAGCAGATGAAGAAGAGCACTATATTTTTAAATCTAAGCCGTGGTCACGTTGTTAATCTTGATGCTCTTATAAAAAATATCAAGAATGAAAAAATACGCGGGTGCGCAATTGATGTTTTCCCTTACGAGCCTGAATCCAATGATGAGAAGTTCTATTGCGAGCTGCAGAATCTTCCGAATGTAATCCTTACTCCGCACATTGCAGGAAGCACTGAAGAAGCTCAGGAAAATATCGGTGAGTTTGTCCCGACTAAAATTATAGATTTCATAAACAACGGTAACTCAGTATTCAGTGTGAACTTCCCTGAACTGAAACTTCCCTCTTTTGAAAATGCTCACAGGCTAATTCATATTCATGAAAACGTGCCGGGAATTCTGGCACAGATAAATACAGTATTCAGCAAACGCAACATAAATATCATAGGGCAGTACTTAAAAACAAATGAGAAGATCGGCTATGTAATAACTGACATCTCAAAAAAGTACAATCCCGAGTTAATAAACGATTTAAAAGATATTAAGCATACAATTAAATTCAGAGTTTTATATTAA
- a CDS encoding aminotransferase class I/II-fold pyridoxal phosphate-dependent enzyme, whose amino-acid sequence MKYIDLRSDTVTKPSKGMLAAMMKAKTGDDVFGEDPAINELQEKCAKLTGKEKALFVPTGVMGNQLAIKAHTIQGDEVIVESESHILNYETAASSIISNVQLLQLKGENGILDVETVRAHVRSNEYYFPKTRLICLENTHNRAGGVILPIKTIKAISTFAREYGIKMHLDGARIFNAIAETKISLKDYAYNFDTISFCFSKGLGCPIGSILCGDAETIDLAHKWRKILGGGMRQAGILGAAAIYALNNNVKRLKDDNARAKRFAKALADTGNYKIDVENVHTNIVVFCSHKHSKEEFMKLAKKKGLLFSSGSYDLIRAVFHMDLSEADVTKAINVLKNL is encoded by the coding sequence ATGAAATATATTGATTTAAGAAGTGATACGGTTACAAAGCCATCTAAAGGTATGCTTGCTGCAATGATGAAAGCAAAAACAGGCGACGATGTATTTGGTGAAGACCCTGCAATAAATGAATTACAGGAAAAATGCGCTAAGCTTACAGGTAAAGAAAAAGCTCTTTTCGTTCCAACGGGAGTAATGGGAAATCAGCTTGCAATAAAAGCTCATACCATACAAGGTGATGAAGTTATAGTTGAAAGTGAATCGCACATCTTGAATTATGAGACTGCCGCTTCTTCAATTATTTCAAATGTGCAATTACTTCAGTTAAAAGGTGAGAACGGGATTCTTGATGTTGAAACTGTAAGAGCTCATGTCCGTTCCAATGAATATTATTTTCCAAAGACAAGATTAATTTGTTTAGAAAATACTCACAACCGCGCAGGCGGGGTGATACTTCCCATAAAAACAATCAAAGCAATTTCAACTTTTGCGCGTGAATACGGAATTAAGATGCACCTTGACGGCGCAAGAATTTTTAATGCAATTGCAGAGACAAAAATTTCTTTGAAGGATTACGCATATAACTTTGATACAATCTCATTCTGCTTTTCAAAAGGTCTTGGCTGTCCTATTGGCTCGATTTTATGCGGAGATGCAGAAACAATTGATTTAGCGCACAAGTGGAGAAAGATTTTAGGCGGCGGCATGAGGCAGGCAGGTATTTTAGGCGCAGCGGCAATTTATGCGCTTAATAATAATGTGAAGAGATTAAAGGATGACAATGCAAGAGCAAAGAGATTTGCAAAAGCGCTGGCTGATACGGGCAACTATAAAATTGATGTTGAGAACGTTCATACAAACATTGTTGTCTTTTGTTCTCATAAGCACAGCAAGGAAGAGTTCATGAAACTTGCGAAGAAAAAAGGTTTGTTGTTTTCATCGGGCAGTTATGATTTGATACGTGCAGTATTCCATATGGATTTATCAGAAGCAGATGTAACAAAAGCGATAAACGTATTAAAGAATTTGTAA